cagcacagTACGACTTGGCttagtagtgtgaaaagggtatttGAGATGGACACAACAGTAGGGATATTTAGCCCTTTTGAATGCTTTGAAAATACATCATTCTTTACTCCCTCCATTTAAAGTAGTCactgacctacagttgaagtcggaagtttacatacaccttagccaaatgcatttaaactcagtttttaacaattcctgacatctaatccaagtaaaaattccccgtcttaggtcagttaggatcaacactttattttaagaatgtgaaatgtcagaataatagtatagagaattatttatttcagcttttatttatttcatcacattcctagtgggtcagaagtttacatacactcaattagtatttgatagcattgcctttaaattgtttaacttgagtcacacaagcttcccacaataagctgggtgaattttggcccattcctcctgacagagctggtgtaactgagtcaggtttgtaggcctccttgctcgcacacactttttcagttctgcccacaaatgttctataggcttgaggtcagtgctttgtgatggccactccaataccttgactttgttgtccttaagccattttgccacaactttggaagtatgcttggggtcaatgtccatttggaagacccatttgcgaccaagctttaacttcctgactgatgtcttgagatgttgcttcaatatatccacataattttcctacctcatgatgccatctattttgtggagtgcaccagtccctcctgcagcaaagcacccccacaacatgatgctgccacccccgtgcttcacggttgggctggtgttcttcggcttgcaagcctccccctttttcctccaaacataacgatggtcattatggccaaacagttctatttttgtttcatcagaccagaggacatttctccaaaaagtacgatttttgtccccatgtgcagttgcaaaccgtagtctgttttttttatggcggttttggagcagtggcttcttccttgctgatcggcctttcaggttatgtcgatataggactcgttttactgtgtatatagatacttttgtacctgtttcctccagcatcttcacatggtccttgctgttgttctgggattgatttgcacttttcgcaccaaagtacgttcatctcatggagacagaacgcgtctccttcctgagcggtatgatggctgcgtggtcccatggtgtttatacttgcgtactattgtttgtacagatgaacgtggtaccgtcaggcgtttggaaatggctcccaaggatgaaccagacttgtggaggtctccaattttttttctgaggtcttggctgatttcttttcattttcccatgatgtcaagcaaagaggcactgagtttgaaggtaggccttgaaatacgtctacaggtacacctccaattgactcaaattatgtacattagcctatcagaagcttctaaagccatgacatcattttctggaattttcccagCTGTTTAAATGCAGAGTCAACTTagagtcaacttctgacccactggaattgtgatacagggaattatgagtgaaataatctgtctgtaaacaattgttggaaaaattacttgtgtcatgcacaaagtagatgtcctaacatacttgccaaaactatagtttgctaacaagaaatttgtggagtggttgaaaaacgatatttaatgactctaacctaagtgtatgtaaacttccgacaactGTATATAAAGTTGGATAAGTGATGGCACGTTTCCCACCGTACTACTTTCACCAATCCAACCCTCTCCGATCTGTGAATACTTCGAATAAGGGAAGAAGGGAGGATGCATTTGAGGAGTTTTAACAGTTAAAGTGGGTGGTACAGCAATAGGATGGCGGTTTTGCGGCGTCTGAGCTAATACTCATATAGGGTTTCACTCTTAGAAAGACATATTCATAGATCATGTTAAAGACTTGACATCTATAGTCAGGAGTCGTTGGCTGGACTATAGAAAAACCCCATCtagaataaaaaaaattaaaacagcaTTTTATTCTATGCTGGTGTGGAGTGAGCTGCAGTTCTAGTACAGCATAGCACTATTCTCACCACGTTCTTTTCGTTGGGCTTGACTGCGATGCTGCCCAgtatctcctctcccttcctcacaGTCAGGTAGTCCTCCAGGTAAAACACTGTCTGCTTCCAGTGGGTACTGGCGGCGTCAGGAGCTGGCcatgggagagaggggaggaataggaggtggggaagaagagaggagggggaaatggaagagggggaggaataggaggaggggaacaagagaggaggagggggagatggaagagagggggaggaatagGAGGAGGGGAACAAGAGAGAAGaggcggagatggagagaggattaGGAGAAAATGAAAACGGTATTGAGACATAGGGGAGATCTCAATTGCACACACCTtgcgtcctctctccttgtctccttctcaTCACCCATTGGATAAGAAAGCCAGAGGTCTCTCCCCTCTGACCTATCCTATCCTGCAAAGGGTTTTGAGTAGGAAAGAGGACGCTatgagtatgcaattgagatcttcaCAGAGATAGTGGAGAGTGAAATAATCAGGAGGGAGACAGAAAAAGTACCATTGGTCTGTATTTTTAACCTGTGCAGTTCCACTTAATACCACTAGAGGGGGTCAAGAGCTGAGAGCCAGAGTCAACTTCTCATTATAGGAAACAGCAAAGGATGTTATTACTACATGATTTTATGTCTAGCAGTACCTTTTGATCATCAGCCTCAAACCTACACCTCACAATAATATCGCCCTCCCCTTGTCAAAACCTTGAAGAATTAAAATGCAAAAAATATGCTGTGCTTCCACAATCTTCCAAACAAAACCAAAGGATTATTGCCAGAGACAAGAATATTTGTACAAGTGCTacaactgactgatttacacaaaATGATTGATGTCTGTTTGAAATGACAACTTTCCATTGTTGCATAACCTGGACAGGACCCAGAAACCGAACACAGTGGTTCTCTCCCTGTAAAAGATCTCTAGTGGCTTCAGGTTCCAGACCTTATAACAACACAAGTGGCTTGTGTGGAAGACATGTAACTTATATTGTCATACACCTAATTTCAAAGGACCTAGCGTTTAGTGTACATGAATGTGGTCACATCgcgggttgtgttcattagtgcacaccgtagcaaaacgtttttgcaacggaaaacaaaaGTAGGTCTTTCTTATTGGACTAGTTCAGGTAGTccttccctgtttcagtctgttttctgaCTCTTGGTGCCAAATGAACACAACCCATTTGTGTGTGGTGAGGTCTAACCGGTAGAGAAGCCAGTCTTCTTATGACACTTTGTGAACTCGATGTTGAAGTAGGTGACCATGGCGTGGACATAGTCGTTCCTCTGGATCTGCAGGCAGAAGGCCGTGGTGAAAGACAGGTCCTCAGGCTTCACCGTGTAGATGTCCACTTCCTGGGTCATAGGTTACAAAGGAAATATGGTACAGGGAGACATGCATCGGAAGaaagatatctctctctctcacctctctctctcacacacacacatacacttctcctttctcctctattTCAACatatctctctcaatctctctctctctctccttacatctATCACTCCCTCATACATAAAAGCACTGTCAGACATACACCAATGCACATCTCTCAAACACACGTCTTCGGCTCCATtccgcctcttcaacctcattaTCTATGGGATGATATTAGATTGTTGAGAAGTTTCATGACATGCTTTCTGATCCAGTGCTTTTTGCACCCCCCCTCCCACACCTGCCCCCCCTCTGTGGTGTTTTCTTCCCAGTCAGTGAACAGGTTTCTCTGCTGTGTGTCAGGAGCTCTAATGTATTCTGTCACACTAAAGCACTTCAGGCTTGTAACTGGAAGTGGAATCCACACCCTGTACCTGACTAAGCTCCCCTTCCATTTTGTGTTCTACTCTTTGTTTCATTCAATTCCACCCAATATATTtgtttattcattcattcattaatgTATCCAAtcgagtcagtcagtgagtcaatcATCTTTTTTATTAATTCATTCCTTCATCTGTtcaattcatccatccatcctatcATTCATACGCCCTAGAAAGCATGGCACCTCTCAGCATCAAATACTTTCCTCCTGAAGATAATTCACACAGCATCTCATATCATGCCTCACACATTGAAATGGAGGATATATTATCTCTTTTGGATGATTCATGTGACAttggacaggacagacaggccgtcattggacaggacagacaggccaTCATTGACCAGGACAGACAGGCCGTCAttggacaggacagaacagcagtgtTAAATCCCAATGTGTCACACAGACCCGGGAGTGCCAGGCCTATTTATGGCTCAGATACGGTGGCTGGCATGGGTCCCACTGTGAAGTCTGTACAGTCTAGACACATTCATTGACATGCAAATCACAGACAGGGACACGGAACCCATTTAGGGCTCATCATAATTCTTGGCTGGTAGTCTCTCTGTGACACTTCAATTTTGGAAAGTAATTTTTTTAGTCTGGATTCAGGCAATAAATAATAACAAGTGTGTATTATACGGAAGTGAGatttagatgttttgttgttgttgcatatccctgtcacgccctgaccatagattgctttgtatgtttctatgttttgtttggtcagggtgtgatgtgggtgggcattctatgttgtatgtctaggttgtctttttctatgtgtttggcctagtatggttctcaatcagaggcaggtgtcagtcgttgtctctgattgggagccatatttaggtagcctgttttcctttgtgttttgtgggtggttgtatcctgtgttagtgttttcaccatacgggactgtttcgggtttgtttgtacttttgttattttgttcagtgttctgtttgatTTACTAAAAAtatcaatatggacacttaccacgctgcgtattggtccgatccttgctactcctcgtcagacgaagaggacgaaacccgttacaatcccaactccccctgagagtagggtcacggccagggtcagccattatcacacacacacacacacacacacacacacacacacacacacacacacacacacacacacacacacacacacacacacacacacacacacacacacacacacacacactgaccttgaCTAGGCAGGAGTTGGTCACCACCTGTTTGGGGTCCACCACGTCCACCAGGGGCTCTCTCATGGCCACATTACGGATGCAGGTCATGTCAAAACCATACACGTTCTCCCAccctgaatacacacacacactcatatatgaGCAAATCTGGTGCACTCTGTGTCTgaagtggtggtcatcacacaacctatctctctctctctaagtggtggtcatcacacagactctctctcagtggtggtcatcacacagactctctctcagtggtggtcatcacacagactctctctctcagtgatggTCATCACACAGATTCTCTctcagtggtggtcatcacacagactctctctctcagtggtggtcatcacacagattctctctcagtggtggtcatcacacagactctctctctcagtgatggtcatcacacagactctctctctctctctctctcactcagtgatggtcatcacacagactctctctctaagtggtggtcatcacacagactctctctctctaagtggtGGTAATCACACGGACTCTCTCTCTAAATAGTGGTCAtcacacagcctctctctctctaagtggtggtcatcacacagactctctctctctctctctctaagtggtggtcatcacacagactctctctctctctctctctctctcactcagtgatggtcatcacacagactctctctctcagtgatggtcatcacacagactctctctcagtgttggtcatcacacagactctctctcagtggtggtcatcacacagactctctctctctaagtggtggtcatcacacagactttctctctctcagtggtggtcatcacacagactctctctctctaagtggtgatcatcacacagactctctctcagtggtggtcatcacacagactctctctcagtggtggtcatcacacagactctctcagtggtggtcatcacacagactctctcagtggtggtcatcacacagactctctctcagtggtggtcatcacacagactctctcagtggtggtcatcacacagactctctctcagtggtggtcatcacacagactctctctcagtggtggtcatcacacagactctctctcagtggtggtcatcacacagactctctcagtggtggtcatcacacagactctctctcagtggtggtcatcacacagattctctctcagtggtggtcatcacacagactctctctcagtggtggtcatcacacagactctctctctctctctctctctctctctctctctctctctctcagtgatggtcatcacactctctctctctccctctctcactcagtgatggtcatcacacagactctctctctaag
This is a stretch of genomic DNA from Salvelinus alpinus chromosome 11, SLU_Salpinus.1, whole genome shotgun sequence. It encodes these proteins:
- the LOC139533803 gene encoding protein arginine N-methyltransferase 8-B, which gives rise to MFPDRAALYVVAIEDRQYKDFKIHWWENVYGFDMTCIRNVAMREPLVDVVDPKQVVTNSCLVKEVDIYTVKPEDLSFTTAFCLQIQRNDYVHAMVTYFNIEFTKCHKKTGFSTAPDAASTHWKQTVFYLEDYLTVRKGEEILGSIAVKPNEKNVRDLEFTLELDFKGQLCDAVISHDYKMR